CGAGTTTGCCATCAGGCCGGCGAGGGCGTCTGCCACTTCGATTTGGCCGCGATGGCCGCGCGCGGCGTGGATGCGCGGGTCGAAGGGGGTGTCGGAGCCTTTGGCGGCCTCGGTCGAGAGGGCGCCGGTGACCAGCGCGGCGCGGAACAGGCGTTCGGTCTCGAACAGGGCGGCGAGGGCGTAGGCGGTGCTGAACTGCGTGCCGTTGAGGAGGGCGAGACCTTCCTTGGGGCCGAGGGTAAGGGTGCCGAGCATCTGGCGTGCGGGGCGAGCGATGCCGTCGATGAGGACGTCGCCGGTGCCGATCATCGCCGCGGCGAGATGCGCGAGCGGGGCGAGGTCGCCGCTCGCGCCGACCGAGCCCTGCGACGGGATCAGCGGGGTGATGCCGCGATCGAGCATGTCCTGAAGCATCGCGATCGTCGCCGGCTTCACGCCGCTATGACCCTGGGCGAGGCTGGCGAGCTTCAATGCAATCATCAGGCGGACGACCGGGGCGGGCATCGGGTCGCCGACGCCGGCGGCGTGGCTGAGGACGATGTTGCGCTGGAGGGTTTCGAGGTCTTCGTCGCCGATCCTGACCGAGGCGAGTTTCCCGAAGCCGGTGTTGATGCCGTAGACCGGCTCGTGGCGGGCGAGAATGGCTTGGACGGCGTCGGCGCTGGCCTGGACCTTGTCGTGGCACGACGGATCGAGCGGCGCGGGCTCGCCACGATAGATGGCGTTCCAGCTGGCGAGCGGGGTGTTGCCGGGGGTGATCATTGGCCTGCGTGGATCCGGGCGTGAAGGGGGTTGGCGCCGATGCGGTAGACCAGCTCGGCGAGGTCGGTGACGTTCCAGATGGCGAGGTCGGCGGATTTGCCGGGCTCGAGGGTGCCGACGAAACGATCCATCGCCAGCGCCTTCGCAGCGTTGCATGTGACGCCGCGCAAACACTCTTCCACCGTCAGCCGGAAGAGGGTCGCGCCCATGTTCATCGCCAGCAGAATGGACGCCATTGGCGAGGTGCCGGGGTTGCAGTCGGTGGCGATGGCGATCGGCACGCCCGCCGCGCGAAGTGCAGCGACAGGCGGCAGGCGGGTTTCTCGCGTGAAATAGAAGGCGCCGGGGAGGAGGGTGGCGACGGTGCCAGCCGCCGCCATGGCGGCGATCCCCGCGTCGTCCAGATATTCCAGATGGTCTGCGGAGAGAGCACCGTGGCGCGCGGCGAGGGCAGCGCCGTGGAGGTTGGAGAGTTGTTCGGCGTGGAGTTTGACGCGAAGGCCATGCGCTTTCGCCGTCGTGAAGATGCGATCGACTTGTTCGGCGGAGAACCCAATTCCCTCGCAATAAGCGTCCACGGCATGGGCTTCATGCCGGGCAGCCGGGATCATCTGATCGCAGATCAGATCGACATAGGCGTCCGCGTTCCCCTTGAACTCAGGTGGAACGGCGTGGGCGGCCAGAAGCGTCCTGAATATGTTGATGCCGCGCCCACTCCAGCCGAGCTGGTGCGCGGCGCGGAGCATCTTGAGCTCGTCGTCGAGGGTGAGGCCGTAGCCGGACTTGATCTCGACGGTGGTGACGCCCTCGGAAATGAGCTGGTCGAGGCGGGGGAGAGCGGAGGCCACCAATTCGTCTTCGCTCGCGGCGCGGGTGGCGGTGACGGTGGAGAGGATGCCGCCGCCGGCGCGGGCGATCTCCTCGTACGTGGCGCCTTCGAGGCGGGCCTCGAACTCCTTGGCGCGGTTGCCGGCGTGGATCAGATGGGTGTGGCAGTCGATCAGCCCGGGGGTGATCCAGCGGCCCTCGCAGTCGATGATCTCGGCGGCGTCGGGTGCGTCTATTTCGGGGCCGGCATAGGTGATCGCGTCGCCCGTGGCGGTGATCGCGCCGCGCTCAACAATGCCCGGGCCGCCGCCCGTCATCGTCGCGAGACGGGCGTTGCGCCAGAGCTTGTCCGCGGGAGTCGCCATGCGCCTTATGGTTGGACATGGCGTCGATTATGTCTAGACATAATCGGATGGACTTGTGGTTCGAATCCGCATTGCTGGAAGATGGCTGGGCCGATCGGGTGCGGCTTCGCCTGGCGGGCGGGCGGGTCGAGGCGATCGAGGCCGGGGTCGATCCAGCGGCAGGTGACGAACGGCATTTCGTGGCGCTGCCGGGGCTGCCCAATTTGCACAGCCACGCCTTCCAGCGCGCGATGGCGGGGCTGACCGAAGCGCGCGGGCGAGCGGACGACGATTTCTGGTCGTGGCGCGAGCTGATGTACCGCTTCGTGGGGCGGATCGGGCCGGAGGAGTGTGAGGCGGTCGCCGCGCTGGCCTATGCCGAGATGCTCGAGGCTGGGTTCACGCGGGTCGGAGAGTTTCATTACCTCCATCATGCGCCGGACGGGTCGCGTTACGATGACGTCGCCGAGATGTCGGGCCGGATCGCGGCGGCGGCGGAGACAGCGGGGATCGGGCTGACGCTGCTGCCGGTCTTCTATGCGCATGGCGGCTTCGGCGGGCAGCCGGCGGGGAAGGCGCAGGCGGGGTTCCTGAATGACGTCGATGGCTTTGCCGAGCTGGTCGAGCGGGCGAGTGTGAAGTTGGCGAAAGACGGGGTGATCGGGATCGCGCCGCATAGCCTGCGCGCGGTGACGCCCGAGGCGCTTCGCGAGCTGTTGCCGGTGGCGGAGGGCGGGCCGGTGCATATCCATATCGCCGAGCAGGTGAAGGAGGTCGCCGACTGCCTCGCCTGGAGCGGGCGTCGGCCAGTGCGCTGGCTGCTCGACGAGATGCCAGTCGATGCGCGCTGGACGCTGGTGCACGCGACGCATGTCGAGCCGGACGAGGTGGCGGGGATCGCCGCCAGCGGCGCGGTCGCAGGCCTGTGCCCGATCACCGAGGCCAATCTGGGCGACGGCCTGTTTCCCGCGGCCGAGTTCATGGCACAGGGCGGCATGATCGGGGTGGGGAGCGATTCGAACGTGCGGATCGACGCGGCAGAGGAATTGCGGCTGCTGGAATATGGGCAGCGGCTGACGCGGCGCGCGCGCAACGTGCTGGCCGGCGAGGAGCGGCCCGCGACGGGTGCGCGGCTGTTCGAAGCAGCAGTAAAGGGCGGTGGGCGGTCGCTGGGTGTGGAGACGGGATTGGCGGCCGGACGTCCGGCGGACATCGTCTCGCTCGATCGCGACGAACCGGCGTTCGCCGAGCGCGGTGGCGATGCACTGATCGACAGCTGGGTGTTCGTCAGCCATCGCGCGGTCGACTGCGTGTGGCGCGGTGGCGTCAAGCAGGTGGCGGGCGGACGCCACCGGCAACGCGACACGATCGAGGCGCGTTATCGCACCGCGCTGGCGAGGCTGTTGGCGTGAGCGTCGAGGCGCGAATCCGCGGCGACATCGAATCACGTATCCGCTCGGGCGAATGGGCGCCGGGGGTGCGCGTGCCGACCGAGCATGAGCTGGTCGAAGCCTATCGCTGCGCGCGCGCGACCGCGAACAAGGCGTTGAGCCGGCTGGCACGCGAGGGGCTGATCGAGCGCAAGCGGCGCGCGGGGAGCTTCGTGGCGCGGCCGCAGATCCGGACGGCCGTGGTCGGTGTGCCCGATATCGGCGCACTGATCGAGGCGCGGGGTGAACCTTATCGCTGGGAGCTGCTGACGGTCGAGCTGCAGCGCCGCGCGCCCGAAGGCTTTCCGGCGCGCGCCGGGGGCTGCTGGCTGGCGCTGTCGGGCATCCACCATGCCGGCAAGACGCCGTTCGGCTGGGAGGAGCGCTGGCTCGACCTAGCGGTGGCGCCGGGCGCCCAGGATGCCGATTTCGCCGCGACCGCGCCAGGCGCCTGGCTGCTCGCCAATGTCCCCTGGACCGATGCGCGGCACCGGATCGGCGCGGTAGGCGCGGAACCGGTCGCGGCGCGGCATCTGCGTATTGCGGCGGGTGCGCCGTGCCTGCAGATCGAGCGCTGGACGTGGCGTGGCAAGGAGCCCGTCACATCCGCGCGGCAGGTGTTTCCGGCGGATCACTATCAGCTGGTCGAAGATTTCACCCCCAGAGGGTGACGGGATCGGCTAAAGTATCGGTTGAAACCAAGGAGTGCGCATGTTCGACAAGGTCTTCCTGAAGCACCCGCGCGAGGTGGGCGAGAGCTATGGCGAGCATTTCGCGACCGCAACGGGGTTTGGTGCGCGCATGGTGGTGGGCGGGCTGGCCTGCATCGTCCATGGCGTGATCCCGGCGCTGTTCGTGCGCACGGCGAGCGACACGGTGAAGTCGCTCTACGGCCGGATGAAGGCGCGCCAGCCGGCCTTTGCCGAGAAGCCCCCGGCGTTCACCGAGCCCGCATGGCAGATGGAATACGAGATCTAAGCCGGAATCGGGGGGACCAATGCCGGTCGAACATGTCGCGATCGTCGGCGCGGGCTTTTCGGGCACGCTCCAGGCGATCAACCTGCTCCGCCACGAAGGGCCGCGCGCCACGCTGATCGAGCGTGGCAGCCGCGCGGGCGAGGGGCTGGCCTATGGCGCCGCCCATCCGAGCCATGTGCTCAACGTGCGCGCGGGCAATATGAGCGCGCTGCCCGACGATCCGGGGCATTTCGCGCGCTGGCTGGAGGCGCGCGGCATCAAGGACGCGGCGAGCGCATTCGCGTCGCGCGTCACGTACGGCGAATATCTGCGCGAGATGCTCGACGCGGCGCTCGCCAATAGCGGAGGCCGGCTGACGGTGCGCTATGGCGAGGTGGTGGATGCGACCACCACCCGTAACGGGGTCACGCTGGCGCTGGATAACGGGGAGACGATCGCGGCCGATGCGGCGGTGCTCGCGGTGGGCAATTTGCCGCCGCACGATCCGCCGGGGCTGACCGACGGCGCGCTGCCGGACGATCTCTACAAGGGCGATCCCTGGGCGGCGGACGTGGCGGAAGGGCTAGGCGCGGGAGACACCGTGCTGGTGATCGGCACCGGGCTGACCATGGTCGACGTCGCGCTGATGCTCGAGGCGCGGGGATTTTCCGGGCGGATCGTCGCGCTGTCGCGGCGCGGGTTGTTGCCGCGGCGGCATGATCGGACCAGCGACTGGGCGCGGATCGAGGAGCGGCCGGCGACGATCGCATCGGGGCTGGTGCGCCAGTTGCGCGCGCGGGCCGAGGCGATCGGCTGGCGCAACGCGGTGGACGAGCTGCGCCCCTTCACCCAGCCGATGTGGGCCAATGCCAGCGAGGCCGAGCGCGCGCGGTTCCTGCGGCATCTGCGGCCATGGTGGGACGTGCACCGCCACCGGCTGGCGCCCGAGGTGGCCGACCGGCTGGCGGCGATGCAGGATCGCGGGCAGCTGCACGTGCTGGCGGGCAAAACGATCGCGTTCGCGCCCGAGAATCGTGGGGTGACTATGACCTGGCGGCCGCGCGGAGGTGACGCGCCTGAGACGATGAAGGTGCGGCGGGTGATCAACTGTACCGGGCCACTGGGCGACCTCAATCGCACCATCGATCCACTGCTGGTCGCATTGCGCGAGCGCGGGACGATCCGGCCCGATGCGGCGAACCTGGGGATCGACGTCAACGGCGTGGGACAGGTGATCGGCGCGAACGGGCGGCCGAGCGAGCGGCTCTATGCGCTGGGGCCGATGACGCGCGGCGCGTTCTGGGAGATCGTCGCGGTGCCCGATATCCGGCGCCAGACCTGGGACGTCGCGCGGCGCCTGTCGAACGCCCACTGGGTGGGCGGCGAGGGGCTGTAGCGATTCGCCCCCCAATCCTCCCCCGCCAGGGGGTGGATTGATATGTGCGGAGGGTTCTAGCCCTCGCCGCGCAGGGCCAGGCCGCGCTCGATATCGCGCGCGACAACCGAGGCGGTGAGGCGCTCGACGAGCCGCTGCGCGCTGCGCCAGGCGGAGGCTTCGCCGGCGCGATGGCGGTTGCCGGCGATTAGGCGGCTGCCCCAGCTTTGCGCGAAGGGGGCGAAATCGGCCGGGTCGCTGCCCGGCAGGCGATCGGCGACGACCATCGAGGGAAAGGGCAACGCGGTGCGCGGCGAGGCGAACAGGTCGCGCTTGCCGGCGGCCGCTTCGGCGGTCTCGGGATCGAACAGCAGCGCCCCCGCGACGCGGTCGACATAATGCGAAGGCGACAGCCGCGCCCACCATGAGGCGGCGAAACAGCCCAGCCCCTCGGCGACCAGCAGCACCGCGCGGTCGGCGCGCAGCACCGCGTTGTCGAGCTGGGCGGCGAGGATCGAGCGGTTGCCGTTCGGATCGAGCGCGAGATGGGTATCGCCAAAGGCCGGCCAGCCGAAGCGTTCGCTCCAGGCAGGCGTCTGCGATTCGCTGATCGTTATCACCGAGAAGCGATGGGAAGCGGGTGCGAGCGCGAGCGTCATGGCAATCTCCGTTGCGCGCAAAATGCCAAATCCATGGCCGTTCGCGCAAGGTGCGAACGCGTGATCATCCTTTGGAGGTACGAAAGCAATGCTTCAGTGATGTGAAGCGGAGGTGCATGCGGCGGCGCGTTCAAGGAGGAAGGTGCGTTCCCGCGCGTTGCGCGTGAGCGCTGCGGCTGCTTCGAACTCGGTCTT
This is a stretch of genomic DNA from Sphingomonas sp. BT-65. It encodes these proteins:
- the hutH gene encoding histidine ammonia-lyase, with translation MITPGNTPLASWNAIYRGEPAPLDPSCHDKVQASADAVQAILARHEPVYGINTGFGKLASVRIGDEDLETLQRNIVLSHAAGVGDPMPAPVVRLMIALKLASLAQGHSGVKPATIAMLQDMLDRGITPLIPSQGSVGASGDLAPLAHLAAAMIGTGDVLIDGIARPARQMLGTLTLGPKEGLALLNGTQFSTAYALAALFETERLFRAALVTGALSTEAAKGSDTPFDPRIHAARGHRGQIEVADALAGLMANSEIRASHREGDERVQDPYCLRCQPQVMGACLDLIRQAAATLAIEANGVTDNPLIFTDTGEALSGGNFHAEPVAFAADMLALAICEIGSLAERRIAMLVDPALSGLPAFLTPRPGLNSGFMIPQVTAAALVSENKQRAYPASVDSIPTSANQEDHVSMAAHGARRLLDMTANLAHILGIEYLAAAQGCDFHAPLTSSEPLEAARALLREQVPHLEDDRHFAPDMAAATALVASGALGEGLPGVGA
- the hutI gene encoding imidazolonepropionase: MATPADKLWRNARLATMTGGGPGIVERGAITATGDAITYAGPEIDAPDAAEIIDCEGRWITPGLIDCHTHLIHAGNRAKEFEARLEGATYEEIARAGGGILSTVTATRAASEDELVASALPRLDQLISEGVTTVEIKSGYGLTLDDELKMLRAAHQLGWSGRGINIFRTLLAAHAVPPEFKGNADAYVDLICDQMIPAARHEAHAVDAYCEGIGFSAEQVDRIFTTAKAHGLRVKLHAEQLSNLHGAALAARHGALSADHLEYLDDAGIAAMAAAGTVATLLPGAFYFTRETRLPPVAALRAAGVPIAIATDCNPGTSPMASILLAMNMGATLFRLTVEECLRGVTCNAAKALAMDRFVGTLEPGKSADLAIWNVTDLAELVYRIGANPLHARIHAGQ
- a CDS encoding formimidoylglutamate deiminase, producing MDLWFESALLEDGWADRVRLRLAGGRVEAIEAGVDPAAGDERHFVALPGLPNLHSHAFQRAMAGLTEARGRADDDFWSWRELMYRFVGRIGPEECEAVAALAYAEMLEAGFTRVGEFHYLHHAPDGSRYDDVAEMSGRIAAAAETAGIGLTLLPVFYAHGGFGGQPAGKAQAGFLNDVDGFAELVERASVKLAKDGVIGIAPHSLRAVTPEALRELLPVAEGGPVHIHIAEQVKEVADCLAWSGRRPVRWLLDEMPVDARWTLVHATHVEPDEVAGIAASGAVAGLCPITEANLGDGLFPAAEFMAQGGMIGVGSDSNVRIDAAEELRLLEYGQRLTRRARNVLAGEERPATGARLFEAAVKGGGRSLGVETGLAAGRPADIVSLDRDEPAFAERGGDALIDSWVFVSHRAVDCVWRGGVKQVAGGRHRQRDTIEARYRTALARLLA
- a CDS encoding UTRA domain-containing protein — protein: MSVEARIRGDIESRIRSGEWAPGVRVPTEHELVEAYRCARATANKALSRLAREGLIERKRRAGSFVARPQIRTAVVGVPDIGALIEARGEPYRWELLTVELQRRAPEGFPARAGGCWLALSGIHHAGKTPFGWEERWLDLAVAPGAQDADFAATAPGAWLLANVPWTDARHRIGAVGAEPVAARHLRIAAGAPCLQIERWTWRGKEPVTSARQVFPADHYQLVEDFTPRG
- a CDS encoding DUF6356 family protein, with translation MFDKVFLKHPREVGESYGEHFATATGFGARMVVGGLACIVHGVIPALFVRTASDTVKSLYGRMKARQPAFAEKPPAFTEPAWQMEYEI
- a CDS encoding FAD/NAD(P)-binding protein, with protein sequence MPVEHVAIVGAGFSGTLQAINLLRHEGPRATLIERGSRAGEGLAYGAAHPSHVLNVRAGNMSALPDDPGHFARWLEARGIKDAASAFASRVTYGEYLREMLDAALANSGGRLTVRYGEVVDATTTRNGVTLALDNGETIAADAAVLAVGNLPPHDPPGLTDGALPDDLYKGDPWAADVAEGLGAGDTVLVIGTGLTMVDVALMLEARGFSGRIVALSRRGLLPRRHDRTSDWARIEERPATIASGLVRQLRARAEAIGWRNAVDELRPFTQPMWANASEAERARFLRHLRPWWDVHRHRLAPEVADRLAAMQDRGQLHVLAGKTIAFAPENRGVTMTWRPRGGDAPETMKVRRVINCTGPLGDLNRTIDPLLVALRERGTIRPDAANLGIDVNGVGQVIGANGRPSERLYALGPMTRGAFWEIVAVPDIRRQTWDVARRLSNAHWVGGEGL
- a CDS encoding alpha/beta hydrolase, with product MTLALAPASHRFSVITISESQTPAWSERFGWPAFGDTHLALDPNGNRSILAAQLDNAVLRADRAVLLVAEGLGCFAASWWARLSPSHYVDRVAGALLFDPETAEAAAGKRDLFASPRTALPFPSMVVADRLPGSDPADFAPFAQSWGSRLIAGNRHRAGEASAWRSAQRLVERLTASVVARDIERGLALRGEG